One genomic window of Osmia bicornis bicornis chromosome 3, iOsmBic2.1, whole genome shotgun sequence includes the following:
- the LOC114878413 gene encoding agrin isoform X1, with protein MYRHVCLLAGIILLCCIQDFVTAACPRICPPSGEPVCGSDGVIYASQCEMRKKMCGKGVTVSTEKTACLRSSGSKCEHRCPGDQDPVCGTDGRTYLNKCMLRVEICRVGIELSHLGPCNNISAHRENCPVSCDFAPLDGPICGSDGNVYKSTCQMKLLTCGQGVVRTNKKHCQTTRHCRESCWRGAKPACGSDGILYSNTCKMRAKNCGKHVFEVPMSFCVSRERTSGGQTNACPLDCKNEPEAPTCGSDGSIYRNECEMQMLNCGQARRKVTVVDFEKCRPRLTKCMKQQQRCGNDIDPVCGSDANTYSNQCHLNVAVCLKGIQLAHVGECTTLKETEQCPEDCNEVPEEPVCGSDGNVYRSLCHLRRETCGQRVVQVPAQHCRTTALCNQICSGERQFVCGSDNKLYRNECEMKRDNCGKHVYVVPMKRCVQGFLFRGCQKICPPYYDPVCGTDGMTYSNECFLEIENCRSRSLVTKKYHGVCGQPTEEPKNYLY; from the exons ATGTATCGTCACGTCTGTCTGCTCGCTGGGATCATCCTGCTGTGTTGCATTCAAG ACTTCGTGACCGCTGCCTGTCCAAGAATATGTCCGCCGAGCGGAGAGCCGGTCTGCGGTAGCGATGGGGTGATCTACGCGTCCCAGTGTGAAATGCGGAAGAAGATGTGTGGAAAGG GGGTAACCGTGTCCACGGAGAAGACCGCCTGCCTAAGGTCATCAGGTAGCAAGTGCGAGCATCGTTGTCCAGGAGATCAGGATCCTGTATGCGGTACCGATGGCCGCACGTATCTGAACAAGTGCATGTTAAGGGTCGAGATCTGCAGGGTCGGCATCGAGTTGTCTCACTTGGGTCCCTGCAATAACATCTCCGCCCACAGGGAGAATTGCCCGGTGTCTTGTGACTTTGCGCCGCTCGATGGACCCATCTGTGGAAGCGATGGAAACGTTTACAAGTCTACTTGCCAAATGAAGCTGCTCACCTGCGG ACAAGGCGTCGTGCGTACGAACAAAAAGCATTGTCAGACGACGAGACACTGTCGTGAATCTTGTTGGCGTGGAGCCAAGCCAGCCTGCGGTAGCGACGGCATCCTCTACTCGAACACCTGCAAAATGCGAGCTAAGAATTGCGG CAAGCACGTGTTCGAGGTGCCAATGTCGTTCTGCGTGTCGCGGGAACGGACATCCGGTGGTCAAACGAACGCGTGTCCTTTGGACTGTAAAAATGAACCGGAAGCGCCAACCTGCGGATCGGACGGAAGTATATATAGGAACGAGTGCGAGATGCAGATGTTGAATTGCGG CCAAGCGAGAAGAAAGGTGACCGTGGTGGATTTCGAGAAGTGTCGACCACGTTTGACAAAGTGTATGAAACAACAGCAAAGATGCGGGAACGATATAGATCCAGTATGTGGAAGCGACGCTAACACTTATTCGAATCAGTGTCATCTGAACGTGGCAGTGTGCCT AAAGGGCATTCAATTGGCTCACGTAGGAGAATGCACGACCTTGAAAGAGACCGAACAGTGCCCCGAAGATTGTAACGAGGTACCCGAAGAACCAGTTTGTGGAAGTGACGGCAACGTTTACCG GTCCCTTTGCCATCTGCGGCGTGAAACATGCGGTCAGAGGGTGGTTCAAGTTCCAGCACAACATTGTCGTACCACAGCACTTTGCAACCAGATCTGCAGCGGGGAACGCCAGTTTGTTTGCGGTTCCGACAACAAGCTTTATCGTAACGAGTGCGAGATGAAGAGGGACAATTGCGG AAAACACGTGTACGTTGTGCCCATGAAGAGATGCGTCCAAGGCTTCTTGTTCCGTGGCTGCCAAAAGATCTGCCCGCCCTATTATGATCCGGTTTGTGGTACCGACGGCATGACCTACAGCAACGAATGTTTCCTGGAAATCGAGAACTGCCGCAGTCGAAGTCTAGTTACAAAGAAGTATCATGGAGTATGCGGCCAACCAACGGAGGAGCCtaagaattatttatattaa
- the LOC114878389 gene encoding uncharacterized protein LOC114878389, whose translation MEIPDSPVRKDIHDRFSLIGPAHTNPFIFFFLSCFLHRSYILERVFESRGSNKVDHLPGADLTRLRRQIILLSDLYQDSSLTLFDLPKLGEPCPEDIRWNMIFTGGQDQRTLAMTLNEHQQHRRRGSVAAAPAPLRRTTGPVLVRALDVRNWSTESDFVESRKVYIIEENKNQPQNPCLISCYRRLGLFWNSIGLRMCLFVTIVTSFAGEISG comes from the exons ATGGAAATTCCCGATTCTCCAGTTCGCAAAGATATACATGACCGTTTCAGTCTCATTGGCCCGGCCCACACAAatcctttcatttttttttttttgtcatgCTTTCTTCATCGCTCGTACATTCTCGAACGC GTGTTCGAGAGCAGAGGATCGAATAAAGTGGATCACCTTCCTGGGGCTGACCTAACCCGTTTGCGGCGTCAAATTATCCTGTTGTCGGATTTGTATCAAGATTCGAGCTTAACGCTCTTTGATCTTCCGAAGCTTGGCGAACCGTGTCCAGAGGACATACGCTGGAATAT GATATTCACCGGAGGGCAAGATCAAAGAACCTTAGCAATGACATTGAACGAG CATCAGCAGCATCGACGGAGAGGTTCGGTGGCAGCTGCACCTGCACCACTCCGAAGAACTACCGGCCCCG TCCTCGTTCGAGCGTTAGACGTCCGAAACTGGAGCACCGAGAGCGATTTCGTCGAATCTAGGAAAGTGTACATTATCGAGGAGAATAAAAATCAGC CACAAAACCCGTGTCTAATTAGTTGCTATAGACGGTTGGGACTCTTCTGGAATAGTATAGGTCTTCGAATGTGCCTCTTCGTGACCATTGTGACTTCGTTTGCAGGCGAAATTAGCGGTTAG
- the LOC114878413 gene encoding serine protease inhibitor dipetalogastin isoform X2, which yields MSKNILRKPSKIPRKWKSTSERSKKKKISSDGERRAGLETLVLRSVDFVTAACPRICPPSGEPVCGSDGVIYASQCEMRKKMCGKGVTVSTEKTACLRSSGSKCEHRCPGDQDPVCGTDGRTYLNKCMLRVEICRVGIELSHLGPCNNISAHRENCPVSCDFAPLDGPICGSDGNVYKSTCQMKLLTCGQGVVRTNKKHCQTTRHCRESCWRGAKPACGSDGILYSNTCKMRAKNCGKHVFEVPMSFCVSRERTSGGQTNACPLDCKNEPEAPTCGSDGSIYRNECEMQMLNCGQARRKVTVVDFEKCRPRLTKCMKQQQRCGNDIDPVCGSDANTYSNQCHLNVAVCLKGIQLAHVGECTTLKETEQCPEDCNEVPEEPVCGSDGNVYRSLCHLRRETCGQRVVQVPAQHCRTTALCNQICSGERQFVCGSDNKLYRNECEMKRDNCGKHVYVVPMKRCVQGFLFRGCQKICPPYYDPVCGTDGMTYSNECFLEIENCRSRSLVTKKYHGVCGQPTEEPKNYLY from the exons ATGAGCAAGAACATCCTCCGAAAACCGTCAAAGATACCACGAAAATGGAAGAGCACTTCCGAGAggtcaaagaagaagaagatatcCTCTGATGGAGAAAGAAGAGCTGGCCTAGAAACGTTGGTTCTCCGATCTGTTG ACTTCGTGACCGCTGCCTGTCCAAGAATATGTCCGCCGAGCGGAGAGCCGGTCTGCGGTAGCGATGGGGTGATCTACGCGTCCCAGTGTGAAATGCGGAAGAAGATGTGTGGAAAGG GGGTAACCGTGTCCACGGAGAAGACCGCCTGCCTAAGGTCATCAGGTAGCAAGTGCGAGCATCGTTGTCCAGGAGATCAGGATCCTGTATGCGGTACCGATGGCCGCACGTATCTGAACAAGTGCATGTTAAGGGTCGAGATCTGCAGGGTCGGCATCGAGTTGTCTCACTTGGGTCCCTGCAATAACATCTCCGCCCACAGGGAGAATTGCCCGGTGTCTTGTGACTTTGCGCCGCTCGATGGACCCATCTGTGGAAGCGATGGAAACGTTTACAAGTCTACTTGCCAAATGAAGCTGCTCACCTGCGG ACAAGGCGTCGTGCGTACGAACAAAAAGCATTGTCAGACGACGAGACACTGTCGTGAATCTTGTTGGCGTGGAGCCAAGCCAGCCTGCGGTAGCGACGGCATCCTCTACTCGAACACCTGCAAAATGCGAGCTAAGAATTGCGG CAAGCACGTGTTCGAGGTGCCAATGTCGTTCTGCGTGTCGCGGGAACGGACATCCGGTGGTCAAACGAACGCGTGTCCTTTGGACTGTAAAAATGAACCGGAAGCGCCAACCTGCGGATCGGACGGAAGTATATATAGGAACGAGTGCGAGATGCAGATGTTGAATTGCGG CCAAGCGAGAAGAAAGGTGACCGTGGTGGATTTCGAGAAGTGTCGACCACGTTTGACAAAGTGTATGAAACAACAGCAAAGATGCGGGAACGATATAGATCCAGTATGTGGAAGCGACGCTAACACTTATTCGAATCAGTGTCATCTGAACGTGGCAGTGTGCCT AAAGGGCATTCAATTGGCTCACGTAGGAGAATGCACGACCTTGAAAGAGACCGAACAGTGCCCCGAAGATTGTAACGAGGTACCCGAAGAACCAGTTTGTGGAAGTGACGGCAACGTTTACCG GTCCCTTTGCCATCTGCGGCGTGAAACATGCGGTCAGAGGGTGGTTCAAGTTCCAGCACAACATTGTCGTACCACAGCACTTTGCAACCAGATCTGCAGCGGGGAACGCCAGTTTGTTTGCGGTTCCGACAACAAGCTTTATCGTAACGAGTGCGAGATGAAGAGGGACAATTGCGG AAAACACGTGTACGTTGTGCCCATGAAGAGATGCGTCCAAGGCTTCTTGTTCCGTGGCTGCCAAAAGATCTGCCCGCCCTATTATGATCCGGTTTGTGGTACCGACGGCATGACCTACAGCAACGAATGTTTCCTGGAAATCGAGAACTGCCGCAGTCGAAGTCTAGTTACAAAGAAGTATCATGGAGTATGCGGCCAACCAACGGAGGAGCCtaagaattatttatattaa